A section of the Oryza sativa Japonica Group chromosome 1, ASM3414082v1 genome encodes:
- the LOC4326258 gene encoding uncharacterized protein isoform X3 gives MAPGQKVRPPRNSQPSNCPQTQHVSTSNSKKVRGKNKSKGLERLIKKAGHPLNLNISVERRPIGENHELLSREIGIVTRYHAPIKRIGWNNFSEADKEPLYELLKMKFNLDLSEPHVKGCLELLFSSSYKTFHHRCYTHYLKSGGGDSARNSPYEPLRDRPGYWTWLCDHFETEEFQKKSVIGKANRMKLAYVHKKGTKPFVALQHELSCDQISLYKECYCSDKGWASRDARQNYETMLQMQHENEQEGAIQLTEQQICEKVLGKAYGYIRGRGHGPKPNRRASSTSANTYQQMEEELASTEQTVAVQQNQLAV, from the exons ATGGCACCTGGACAGAAAGTTCGGCCTCCAAGAAACTCACAACCATCTAATTGCCCACAAACTCAGCATGTTTCTACTTCCAACTCCAAGAAAGTGCGCGGAAAGAATAAATCAAAAGGTTTGGAGCGCCTGATCAAAAAAGCTGGTCACCCACTGAACTTGAATATTTCAGTAGAGAGGAGGCCAATTGGAGAAAATCATGAACTACTTTCAAGGGAGATTGGGATTGTTACTAGGTACCATGCACCTATCAAACGCATTGGTTGGAACAATTTTAGTGAGGCTGACAAAGAACCTTTGTATGAGCTTCTGAAg ATGAAATTCAACTTAGATCTATCTGAACCTCATGTTAAAGGCTGTCTGGAGCTACTATTTTCGTCAAGCTATAAAACATTTCACCATAGATGCTATACTCATTATCTCAAGTCTGGTGGTGGGGACAGTGCTCGTAACAGTCCATATGAACCCCTTCGTGACAGACCTGGTTATTGGACTTGGCTTTGTGATCATTTCGAAACAGAAGAATTTCAG AAAAAATCAGTTATAGGGAAAGCTAATCGGATGAAACTGGCATATGTTCATAAAAAGGGAACCAAACCATTTGTGGCACTTCAGCATGAATTA AGTTGTGATCAAATCTCATTGTACAAGGAATGCTATTGTAGTGACAAAGGATGGGCGTCAAGAGATGCTAGACAGAACTAT gAAACAATGTTACAGATGCAGCATGAAAATGAGCAAGAAGGTGCAATCCAGCTGACAGAGCAACAAATTTGTGAGAAGGTGCTTGGGAAGGCATATGGATATATTAGAGGGAGAGGTCATGGTCCGAAACCTAATAGAAGAGCTTCATCAACTTCAGCAAACACCTATCAACAAATGGAAGAAGAATTGGCTTCTACAGAACAAACTGTGGCAGTTCAACAAAACCAGCTTGCAGTATAA
- the LOC4326258 gene encoding uncharacterized protein isoform X2 has translation MILLYISKYLHMAPGQKVRPPRNSQPSNCPQTQHVSTSNSKKVRGKNKSKGLERLIKKAGHPLNLNISVERRPIGENHELLSREIGIVTRYHAPIKRIGWNNFSEADKEPLYELLKMKFNLDLSEPHVKGCLELLFSSSYKTFHHRCYTHYLKSGGGDSARNSPYEPLRDRPGYWTWLCDHFETEEFQKKSVIGKANRMKLAYVHKKGTKPFVALQHELSCDQISLYKECYCSDKGWASRDARQNYETMLQMQHENEQEGAIQLTEQQICEKVLGKAYGYIRGRGHGPKPNRRASSTSANTYQQMEEELASTEQTVAVQQNQLAV, from the exons ATGATTCTATTATACATCAGTAAGTAT cTGCATATGGCACCTGGACAGAAAGTTCGGCCTCCAAGAAACTCACAACCATCTAATTGCCCACAAACTCAGCATGTTTCTACTTCCAACTCCAAGAAAGTGCGCGGAAAGAATAAATCAAAAGGTTTGGAGCGCCTGATCAAAAAAGCTGGTCACCCACTGAACTTGAATATTTCAGTAGAGAGGAGGCCAATTGGAGAAAATCATGAACTACTTTCAAGGGAGATTGGGATTGTTACTAGGTACCATGCACCTATCAAACGCATTGGTTGGAACAATTTTAGTGAGGCTGACAAAGAACCTTTGTATGAGCTTCTGAAg ATGAAATTCAACTTAGATCTATCTGAACCTCATGTTAAAGGCTGTCTGGAGCTACTATTTTCGTCAAGCTATAAAACATTTCACCATAGATGCTATACTCATTATCTCAAGTCTGGTGGTGGGGACAGTGCTCGTAACAGTCCATATGAACCCCTTCGTGACAGACCTGGTTATTGGACTTGGCTTTGTGATCATTTCGAAACAGAAGAATTTCAG AAAAAATCAGTTATAGGGAAAGCTAATCGGATGAAACTGGCATATGTTCATAAAAAGGGAACCAAACCATTTGTGGCACTTCAGCATGAATTA AGTTGTGATCAAATCTCATTGTACAAGGAATGCTATTGTAGTGACAAAGGATGGGCGTCAAGAGATGCTAGACAGAACTAT gAAACAATGTTACAGATGCAGCATGAAAATGAGCAAGAAGGTGCAATCCAGCTGACAGAGCAACAAATTTGTGAGAAGGTGCTTGGGAAGGCATATGGATATATTAGAGGGAGAGGTCATGGTCCGAAACCTAATAGAAGAGCTTCATCAACTTCAGCAAACACCTATCAACAAATGGAAGAAGAATTGGCTTCTACAGAACAAACTGTGGCAGTTCAACAAAACCAGCTTGCAGTATAA
- the LOC4326258 gene encoding uncharacterized protein isoform X1, which translates to MIFPPAFFDIVVHLAVHLPQQARLGGPVQYRWMFFIERFLGTLKGMVSNRAHPEGSIAEAYIMKECSTFCSMYLNGIETRFNREERNYDGERQFADRYSIFLSRFCAFGHKDDVILTQDQYNSLCWYVLNNCEELQGFLYEHEDVLEAQGVGNIANRLQQEFATWLRQRVIDLRKDGSSQVSDCLYALAIGPHKKVHKYSGCIIGGVRFLTKEREEGRKTQNSGVCVEGPHKGKIITYYGTLTDIYVLDYPNDRQVALFMCDWYNLERNKPVIIDNDFVSINISKRWYTDDNYVLASQVKQVFYVPDTKLKGNWQVVQKVNHRHLFDPEVWSAGSESALDIGANEDIAFQEEEGGDIVLDDTFEANTLSRDDVILEIVSDSKEIASLKEGPVSRSECEEETEN; encoded by the exons ATGATTTTTCCACCTGCATTTTTTGATATTGTGGTACACTTAGCAGTCCATTTACCACAACAAGCAAGACTTGGTGGACCTGTACAGTATAGATGGATGTTTTTTATTGAAAG GTTCCTTGGTACTTTGAAAGGCATGGTGAGCAATAGGGCACATCCAGAGGGTTCAATCGCGGAAGCCTATATTATGAAGGAGTGCTCAACATTTTGCTCTATGTATCTCAATGGAATTGAGACAAGGTTCAATAGGGAAGAGAGAAACTATGATGGAGAGAGGCAATTCGCTGATCGCTACTCAATATTTTTATCTAGATTCTGTGCTTTTGGTCACAAGGATGACGTAATCCTAACACAAGATCAATATAATTCCCTGTGTTGGTACGTGCTCAATAATTGTGAAGAACTGCAAGGGTTCCTATA TGAGCATGAGGACGTTTTAGAGGCACAAGGCGTGGGAAATATAGCAAATAGACTGCAACAAGAGTTTGCTACATGGCTGCGCCAAAGA GTTATAGATTTGCGCAAGGATGGTTCATCCCAAGTATCTGATTGTTTATATGCCCTTGCAATTGGACCACACAAAAAAGTACATAAATACTCTGGATGTATTATTGGTGGAGTTAGATTTTTAACAAAGGAGCGGGAGGAAGGTCGAAAAACTCAAAACAGTGGAGTATGCGTTGAGGGTCCACATAAAGGGAAAATCATAACATACTATGGTACTCTCACAGACATATATGTCTTGGATTATCCTAATGATCGGCAAGTTGCATTGTTTATGTGTGATTGGTACAATCTGGAGAGAAACAAACCAGTGATCATTGACAATGACTTTGTTAGTATTAATATAAGCAAAAGGTGGTACACAGATGACAATTATGTATTGGCTAGTCAAGTTAAGCAGGTCTTTTATGTACCTGATACTAAATTGAAGGGGAATTGGCAAGTAGTGCAAAAGGTTAACCATCGGCACCTATTTGATCCAGAGGTTTGGAGTGCTGGGAGTGAAAGTGCTTTAGACATCGGTGCTAATGAAGATATTGCCTTTCAAGAAGAAGAGGGTGGTGATATTGTTCTGGATGATACTTTTGAAGCTAATACATTGAGTCGCGATGATGTGATTCTAGAAATTGTTAGTGATTCAAAAGAGATAGCATCTTTAAAGGAGGGTCCTGTTTCTCGAAGTGAATGTGAAGAAGAAACTGAGAATTAG